GCCGACCATGTCGGGCAGACAGTCACCGTGCGTGGCTGGGTGACGCATGTCCGGTCGTCGGGCAAGATCGCCTTCGCCGTGATCCGCGACGGTACCGGCACCGCGCAGGCGGTGTTCGTGAAGAATCAGCTCCCGCCCGAAATCTGGGCCCGGTTCGCCGAGCTGACGCTCGAAACGTCCGTGGCGGTCACCGGCGAGGTGCGTGCCGAGCCGCGAGCGCCGGGCGGCTACGAAGTGGGGGTGAAGGACCTCGCGATCGTGGGGCTGAGTCCCACCGACTATCCGATCCAGCCCAAGGAGCACGGGATCGATTTCCTGCTCGACCACCGGCACCTGTGGCTGCGCAGCCCGCGGCAGCGGGCCATCGCGTCGGTGCGCAACGAGCTGGAGCAGGCGATCCACGACTTCTTCTACGCGCGGGGA
Above is a genomic segment from Gemmatimonadaceae bacterium containing:
- a CDS encoding amino acid--tRNA ligase-related protein, translated to MTPRIAELADHVGQTVTVRGWVTHVRSSGKIAFAVIRDGTGTAQAVFVKNQLPPEIWARFAELTLETSVAVTGEVRAEPRAPGGYEVGVKDLAIVGLSPTDYPIQPKEHGIDFLLDHRHLWLRSPRQRAIASVRNELEQAIHDFFYARGFLRVDTPILTAAIGERSGLFSTEYFEEGTAYLAQTGQLYGEAAAAAYGKIYTFGPTFRAEKSKTRRHLTEFWMIEPEVAWNDSEDNMKLQEDFVS